The following proteins are co-located in the Mycolicibacterium goodii genome:
- the hemQ gene encoding hydrogen peroxide-dependent heme synthase, translating into MAKLDFDALNSTIRYLMFSVFAVTPGELGEDRADVIDEAATFLKQQEDKGVVVRGIYDVAGLRADADFMIWTHADNVEALQSTYSNFRRTTALGRISDPVWSSVALHRPAEFNKSHIPAFLAGEEPGNYICVYPFVRSYEWYLLPDEERRRMLAEHGQAARGYKDVRANTVPAFALGDYEWILAFEAPELHRIVDLMRDLRATDARRHTREETPFFTGPRVSVEDLIAKLP; encoded by the coding sequence ATGGCCAAGCTCGATTTCGACGCACTCAACTCCACCATCCGGTACCTGATGTTCTCGGTGTTCGCCGTCACCCCCGGTGAACTGGGCGAGGACCGCGCCGACGTGATCGACGAGGCCGCCACGTTCCTCAAACAACAGGAAGACAAGGGCGTCGTGGTGCGTGGAATCTACGACGTCGCGGGCCTGCGCGCCGACGCCGACTTCATGATCTGGACGCACGCCGACAACGTCGAGGCCCTGCAGTCCACCTACTCGAATTTCCGCCGCACCACCGCGCTGGGCCGGATCAGCGATCCGGTGTGGAGCAGCGTCGCGCTGCACCGGCCCGCCGAGTTCAACAAGAGCCACATCCCGGCGTTCCTCGCCGGTGAGGAACCCGGCAACTACATCTGCGTCTACCCGTTCGTGCGGTCTTATGAGTGGTACCTGCTGCCCGACGAGGAACGCCGCCGCATGCTCGCCGAGCACGGCCAGGCCGCCCGCGGCTACAAGGATGTGCGCGCCAACACCGTGCCCGCCTTCGCGCTGGGGGACTACGAATGGATCCTCGCGTTCGAGGCCCCCGAACTGCACCGCATCGTCGACCTGATGCGCGACCTGCGGGCCACCGACGCACGTCGCCACACCCGCGAGGAGACGCCGTTCTTCACCGGCCCGCGCGTCAGCGTCGAAGACTTGATCGCCAAGTTGCCCTGA
- a CDS encoding protoporphyrinogen oxidase, producing the protein MTGRFCVVGGGISGLVAAYRLRQAAGPHADITLLDPADRLGGILRTERVGGQWLDVGAEAFVVRRPEMPALLAELGLAGRQLSTSGARPLIYSAGRLHPLPQGTLQGIPAQASSVLGLVDDATVAQILDERTRPLRWRPGSDPSVADTVGDRFGIQVVHRSVDPLLTGVYAGSSATIGLRSAVPTLAAALDRGAPSLTDAVRAALPPPSTGSVFGALDGGYRVLLEELQRRAAVRWAQVTAVRIDRDANGWAVADDEGTVWNADGVVLAVPAPCLPPLIEHLAPKTAAAARRIRVASAAVVALALPGGTPIPQQSGVLVATGEAGTLNAKAVTLSSRKWGRRGNVELVRLSFGRYGDDLARNTGDEDLLAWSTRDLNTLFGTTVDPVDWHIQRWIDAMPQYGPGHLDLVAELRAGLPPNLAVAGSYLDGIGVPACVAAATRAAATLVRTGVAR; encoded by the coding sequence GTGACCGGCCGGTTCTGCGTCGTCGGCGGCGGGATCTCCGGTCTGGTCGCGGCGTACCGGTTGCGTCAGGCCGCGGGCCCGCACGCCGATATCACGCTGCTCGACCCGGCCGACCGCCTGGGCGGGATCCTGCGCACCGAACGCGTCGGTGGGCAGTGGCTCGACGTCGGTGCCGAGGCGTTCGTGGTGCGCCGCCCCGAGATGCCCGCGCTGCTGGCGGAACTGGGCCTGGCGGGCAGGCAGCTCTCGACCTCGGGTGCGCGTCCGCTTATCTACAGCGCGGGCCGGCTGCATCCGTTGCCGCAGGGCACCCTGCAGGGCATCCCGGCGCAGGCGTCGTCGGTGCTGGGTCTGGTCGACGATGCGACCGTCGCGCAGATCCTCGACGAACGCACGCGCCCGTTGCGTTGGCGGCCCGGCTCCGACCCGTCGGTCGCCGACACCGTGGGCGACCGGTTCGGCATACAGGTCGTGCACCGTTCCGTCGACCCGCTGTTGACCGGCGTGTATGCCGGATCGTCTGCGACCATCGGATTGCGTTCTGCCGTACCGACATTGGCCGCGGCGCTGGACCGCGGCGCGCCCAGCCTGACCGACGCGGTGCGTGCGGCGTTGCCGCCGCCGAGCACCGGGTCGGTGTTCGGCGCGCTCGACGGCGGATACCGCGTCCTGCTCGAGGAACTGCAACGGCGGGCCGCTGTGCGCTGGGCGCAGGTCACCGCCGTGCGCATCGACCGCGACGCGAACGGCTGGGCCGTGGCCGACGACGAGGGCACGGTATGGAACGCCGACGGTGTGGTGCTGGCCGTGCCCGCACCGTGCCTGCCCCCGCTGATCGAACACCTCGCCCCGAAAACCGCGGCGGCCGCGCGCCGGATCCGGGTGGCCTCGGCGGCGGTGGTGGCGCTCGCGCTTCCCGGCGGGACACCGATCCCGCAACAGTCCGGGGTGCTGGTGGCCACGGGTGAGGCGGGCACCCTCAACGCCAAGGCCGTCACGCTGTCGTCGCGCAAATGGGGTCGACGCGGCAATGTCGAGTTGGTGCGGTTGTCGTTCGGCCGCTACGGCGACGATCTGGCCCGCAACACCGGCGACGAGGATCTGCTGGCCTGGTCGACGCGCGACCTGAACACGCTGTTCGGCACCACCGTCGACCCCGTCGACTGGCACATCCAGCGGTGGATCGACGCCATGCCGCAGTACGGTCCCGGCCACCTGGATCTCGTTGCCGAACTGCGCGCGGGGTTGCCGCCCAACCTCGCCGTTGCGGGCAGCTACCTCGACGGGATCGGCGTCCCGGCGTGTGTGGCGGCGGCTACCCGAGCGGCCGCGACGCTGGTGAGGACGGGCGTGGCACGATAG
- the hemE gene encoding uroporphyrinogen decarboxylase → MNTRRELPESPYLTAAGGRSPHRVPVWFMRQAGRSLPEYRELRAQHRMLQACFDPELVCEITMQPVRRHKVDAAILFSDIVVPLKAAGIGLDIVPDVGPVIDNPIRTIGDVQAMPALQPDQVAPVAEAVKLLTAELGDVPLIGFAGAPFTLASYLVEGGPSRHHERTKAMMLGEGPTWHALMTALTDLTIAFLQAQVDAGVDALQVFDSWAGTLSLADYREYVLPHSSRVFATMAAAGIPMTHFGVGTAELLGAMSEALTPGDARVVGVDWRTSLTDAAARVRPGTALQGNLDPVVLLAGWPVVENAVRRVVEDGRAAVAAGAAGHIFNLGHGVLPATDPGIITEAVALVHSL, encoded by the coding sequence ATGAATACCCGCCGTGAGCTGCCCGAGTCGCCCTATTTGACCGCCGCAGGCGGCCGCAGCCCACACCGCGTGCCGGTGTGGTTCATGCGGCAGGCCGGCCGGTCGCTGCCCGAGTACCGGGAGCTGCGCGCCCAGCACCGGATGCTGCAGGCCTGCTTCGACCCCGAACTGGTGTGCGAGATCACGATGCAGCCGGTGCGCAGGCACAAGGTGGATGCGGCCATCCTGTTCTCCGACATCGTCGTGCCGCTCAAGGCCGCGGGTATCGGGCTCGACATCGTGCCCGACGTCGGTCCGGTGATCGACAACCCCATCCGCACGATCGGCGACGTGCAGGCCATGCCCGCACTGCAGCCCGACCAGGTGGCCCCGGTTGCCGAGGCCGTGAAGTTGTTGACCGCCGAGCTCGGCGACGTCCCGCTCATCGGCTTCGCCGGTGCCCCGTTCACACTCGCGTCGTACCTGGTGGAGGGTGGTCCCAGCCGCCACCACGAGCGCACCAAGGCGATGATGCTGGGGGAGGGCCCGACCTGGCATGCGCTGATGACGGCGCTGACGGACCTGACCATCGCGTTCCTGCAGGCGCAGGTGGACGCCGGGGTGGATGCCCTGCAGGTGTTCGATTCGTGGGCGGGCACGCTGTCGCTGGCCGACTACCGCGAGTACGTGCTGCCGCACAGCAGCCGGGTGTTCGCCACCATGGCCGCGGCGGGGATCCCGATGACGCACTTCGGCGTCGGCACCGCCGAACTGCTCGGCGCGATGTCCGAGGCCCTGACCCCGGGCGATGCGCGGGTCGTCGGCGTGGACTGGCGGACCTCGTTGACCGATGCGGCCGCCCGGGTGCGCCCGGGCACCGCGCTGCAGGGCAACCTCGATCCCGTCGTGCTGTTGGCGGGCTGGCCGGTCGTCGAGAACGCGGTGCGCCGCGTCGTCGAGGACGGCAGGGCGGCTGTCGCGGCGGGCGCCGCCGGACACATCTTCAATCTGGGCCACGGTGTGCTGCCCGCGACCGATCCGGGCATCATCACCGAGGCGGTGGCGTTGGTGCACTCGCTGTGA